CTCTGTGCGAATCCAAAATTTCTCCGCTGCCACATAGAGGTGGCGGGCCACCCGCTCGTCCAGGTGGGACCAGCGGGTCATCCAGTCTTCATAGCGTGCCTGCTGCCTGGTGAGGGCTGTCGAGCAGACCGCCTGTGCGGTTTCGAGCGCACCCAGCAGGGCTGCCTCGGCCAGCCCAGCCTGGACGAAGAGGTCCAGCGGTTCGCCCAGCGAGGTTCGCCATACGCCCGGGGCGAAGGCTCTGGTTTGGGTTGGCTTGAAATGAACGTGCTGGTCGGTCGTCAGGCGGTGCCCCTCACCCAGGGGGTAGCGCACGTCGCGCTGCTCTCGGGCAGGCAAAAACTCGGCTTCCCGGCTCAAGCGGAAGGCGAGCCAGTGGTTGGTGTTGACGACGGTGAGGTGTTGGGCATCAACCGGGTTGACCCGGTGACGAGCGGGATCGGGGGCTTGCCCACAGCGGCGGATGTCCAGCCAGGGCTTGAGACTGAGGCTTACCGCCTGGTCATCCCCCTCCCAGGTGAAACGGTAGCGCAACACGGAGGTCCTTTCCTCCGCAAGCTCCACCAGCGACACCGACATGACCAGCCGCGCCGTCGCGTCCACGGCGAACACGTATTCCACCTGCTCGGGGCTCAACTCGACGGATGTCAGGTTCAGGGGCAGCGGTTCTCCCCCTCGGGTCAACTGAAGCGCAAGGCGTTCCAGAAATCGCCAGGTCTCGTCCTTCAAGCGCCACGACAGTCCGTCCTCCTCGCGAAGGTGGGACGGTGCCCAGAAGCCGTCCGGCTGCTGCTCGAACAGCAGAGCCGCGCCCCACTCAGCATCAGGGGTGCGCAGCAAGGCGCGTGGCGTCCTGGCATGATCCCAATCGGGTCGAGGCGAGGGCTGAAGTACCAAGGGGGCGATGCGGCGGGCAGAAAGTGGAGACAAGCGAGACCTCTTCGTCGCATGATAGCGCCTTCCGGCGCTGCCTTGCAAACCGGTGCTTGACGCACCGCCACCGCCCTCGTACGATGCTGGGGCCGTTTGCCCTGTGGGCAAGGTACAGGAAACTCCACCGGCCACGGAGGCCCCGCGTTGGTCCCAGCAACCGCCTTGCAGCGCCCACGCAGCGGGCCTGAGCGCGCGAGCCCCTGCCGTGCCGGATGCCCGCAGATTCTGGGCTTGGCATTGCTGCTCTTGGGTCTGGACCCACAGCCGGCCATGGCCTCCAGCAAGTCGTGGGTCGTGCGATTCGAGCCGTCCCTCGAATCCACCACCAACCTGCAACAGCAGGCCGGAGGAACACCCGATTGGGTGATGCGGAACAACCTTGACGTGGCCTGGACCGCCTGGTCGGACAATGATCGCAGCGTGCTGGTGCGGGCGCAGGCGCTGAACTCGCGCTACCATTTCAACCCTGACTTTGATGCCACCTTTCTGTCAGGCACGAGCCTGGCCTCTGCCCGCCTTTGGGGGCCGCTGTACGGGTACGCCGGTGTTCAAATGCTCTACAAGCAGGGGGAGCGCCCCGGTTCGACCAATCGCCTGGATGGCGATGCCTTCGGGGGGGCCGTGGCCTATTTCCCGCTGGGCGAGAACAGCCTCTTTTTCCATGGCTACCAGTTCGATGCGCTCCGCGCGGCGGTTCGGGAGACGAGCTATCTGGGCCATTCGGTCTATCTGACCTTGCGGGATGTGACCCTCCCCCGTTGGACCAATACGCTGTCGCTGCGCTCTCAGCTGCGGATGTACGACCAGATCGGGGAACTCGAGTGGCGTAATCAGTTCACGGCGGAGAGCGCCGTGCGCCTCACGGACTGGTTCAGCCTGGTGCTGGAGGGGTTCGTGATCAACGCGACGGCCTCGCAACCCGATTACAGTTTTCTGGGGTCGAACGTGGGGCTGTTCTCCCGATTCGTCTTCTAGGAGGACTCGCGTGTCGGCACAGACCATCACCATTCACCTGTCGGCCCGGTCGGTCGTCCTGACCCTGGGGATTTTGGCGTTGGCGGCGGCAGCGCTGCGCATTCCAGATGTTCTGGTGATGATCTTGGTCGCTGCCATTCTGGCCTCAGGCCTGTATCCCGGGGTGCGCTGGCTGCAGACCCGCTGGAACTGGTCGCGACCGCTGGCGATCGCCGGGATGTTCGGGGCCGTGGTGGGGGTGTTGCTGACCCTGACCATGGCCCTGGTGCCCACTCTGGCTGAACAGTCGCAGCAACTGGCCCAGAACTTCCCGGTTTACATGAAGAATGTGCGCGCCTCGTATGCCTGGCTCCAGGGATTCGATGCGCGCTATCGCCTGTTGCCCGACATGGACTCCGCCATTCATACGCTGTCTGCGAATGCCGGTACCTGGTTGACCTCGACACTTGGTTGGGCCACCCGCCTGCTGGGAGGCTTCGCCACCTTTGCGGTGGTGATGATGCTGACGTGCTTCATCCTGCTCGACGGACCTGATTTCAAGCGAGGCCTGCTGGCGCTGGCCCCGCCTGCCCACCGGCCGACCCTGGAAGCTCAGTTCGAGCCGGTCGCCTTGAAGCTGGGCGGTTATGTGCAGGGCGTGCTGACCAGCATTGCCTTCCTGAGTGCCTATCTCGCCCTCGCCTTGACCCTCGCCGGGGTTCCCTTCTCCCTGGCGTTGGCCCTGCTGGCGGGGGCCTTCGAACTGATTCCCTTGGTCGGGTCCCTGCTGGGGGCCATCCCGGCCGTTCTGGTGGCGCTCACGGTGGGCTGGAAGACTGCGGCGGCGGTGGTGATGATCTTTGCTGTCGGCAATCTGATTCAGGGCAATGTCGTGGCTCCGATCGTGTTTTCCCGCGCCGTGGCCCTGTCACCGGGCATGGTCTTCCTGGCCCTGCTGGTCGGAGCCAACCTGTTCGGCTTTGCAGGCGCCTTGATTGCCGTTCCGCTGCTCGCGATGGTGCAGGTGCTGGTTCAAAATCTTTACATCGAACCGATGGAGCGGGCCTGGGCCGATCGTCTACAGCTGGAACCCGTGCCCCTGTCAGGGGTCGATGGACATGAGGCCACGGCTCAGCCCGGGCAACCTGCCCCCTCGCCGGAGGGTTGAGGCGTCTCGCACGGGCGTGTTAAGGTGTTATCCTCGGGCGATTATGTCAGCGGTTAGACGGCGATCCTTACAAGATCGAGGTCACTGGTTCGAATCCAGTATCGCCCACTGATGACCACCGAACAAGGTAAAACTCGCC
This genomic interval from Candidatus Sericytochromatia bacterium contains the following:
- a CDS encoding AI-2E family transporter gives rise to the protein MSAQTITIHLSARSVVLTLGILALAAAALRIPDVLVMILVAAILASGLYPGVRWLQTRWNWSRPLAIAGMFGAVVGVLLTLTMALVPTLAEQSQQLAQNFPVYMKNVRASYAWLQGFDARYRLLPDMDSAIHTLSANAGTWLTSTLGWATRLLGGFATFAVVMMLTCFILLDGPDFKRGLLALAPPAHRPTLEAQFEPVALKLGGYVQGVLTSIAFLSAYLALALTLAGVPFSLALALLAGAFELIPLVGSLLGAIPAVLVALTVGWKTAAAVVMIFAVGNLIQGNVVAPIVFSRAVALSPGMVFLALLVGANLFGFAGALIAVPLLAMVQVLVQNLYIEPMERAWADRLQLEPVPLSGVDGHEATAQPGQPAPSPEG